A genomic window from Gymnodinialimonas ceratoperidinii includes:
- a CDS encoding MATE family efflux transporter: MDTPADVASTPPQPLTHRRVLKIAVPIVVSNATVPLLGIVDVGVVGQMGDAAPIGAVGIGAIILSSVFWIFGFLRMGTVGLVGQAEGAGDMAEVSAILTRALIVAGVGGLLLIAAYPLIVFAAFSWESTTADVEALARRYLFIRIWTAPFAISVYALTGWLVAQERTGAVFAVQLIMNSINIGLNFLFVLGFGWGVEGVALSTAIAEIIGAGIGLWFCRNAFARPAWRDWPRVFERARLVRMMLLNADILIRSALLVAMFTSFTFLGAQFGEVTLAANEVLIQFLYLTAYAMDGFAFAAETLIARAFGRRDPARLRRSAVMTSMWGAGICVAMGLGFWLGGPWLIDLLAKDAEVQQTARVFLPYMVFAPAIGCAAWMLDGIFIGAARGRDMRNMMILSAGLYVVAAVVLIPWLGNHGVWAALLVSFAARGASLGTRYPALERAAA, encoded by the coding sequence ATGGACACGCCAGCCGACGTCGCCAGCACCCCGCCACAGCCCCTGACCCATCGCCGGGTCTTGAAGATCGCCGTGCCCATCGTGGTCTCCAATGCCACGGTGCCGCTTCTGGGGATCGTCGACGTGGGTGTCGTGGGGCAGATGGGCGATGCGGCGCCGATCGGCGCGGTCGGCATCGGCGCGATCATCCTGTCGAGCGTGTTCTGGATCTTCGGCTTCCTGCGCATGGGCACCGTCGGCCTCGTGGGGCAGGCGGAAGGGGCAGGGGACATGGCCGAGGTCTCGGCCATCCTGACGCGCGCGTTGATCGTCGCTGGGGTGGGTGGCCTGTTGCTGATCGCGGCCTATCCGCTGATCGTCTTCGCCGCGTTCTCGTGGGAATCCACCACGGCAGATGTAGAGGCCTTGGCGCGGCGATACCTCTTCATCCGGATCTGGACCGCACCTTTCGCGATTTCCGTCTACGCGCTGACCGGCTGGCTGGTCGCGCAGGAGCGCACGGGGGCGGTCTTTGCGGTCCAGCTGATCATGAACAGCATCAATATCGGGTTGAACTTCCTCTTCGTGCTCGGCTTCGGCTGGGGGGTGGAGGGCGTCGCGCTCTCGACCGCGATTGCCGAGATCATCGGAGCGGGCATCGGCCTCTGGTTCTGTCGCAACGCTTTCGCGCGGCCCGCGTGGCGCGACTGGCCCCGCGTCTTCGAGCGCGCGCGGCTGGTCAGGATGATGCTGCTTAACGCCGACATCCTGATCCGCTCGGCACTTCTGGTGGCGATGTTCACCTCGTTCACCTTCCTGGGCGCTCAATTCGGAGAGGTGACGCTGGCGGCAAACGAGGTGTTGATCCAGTTCCTCTACCTCACGGCCTACGCGATGGACGGCTTTGCCTTCGCCGCCGAGACGCTGATCGCGCGCGCGTTCGGGCGGCGAGACCCGGCGCGGCTGCGCCGCTCGGCCGTGATGACATCCATGTGGGGTGCGGGGATCTGCGTCGCCATGGGCCTGGGGTTCTGGTTGGGAGGGCCGTGGCTCATTGATCTGCTTGCGAAGGATGCAGAGGTGCAGCAGACGGCGCGGGTGTTCCTGCCCTACATGGTCTTTGCGCCGGCCATCGGCTGTGCCGCCTGGATGCTCGACGGTATCTTCATCGGTGCGGCCCGAGGGCGCGATATGCGCAACATGATGATCCTGAGCGCCGGTCTCTACGTGGTGGCCGCCGTGGTGCTGATCCCATGGCTCGGCAATCACGGGGTCTGGGCTGCTTTGCTGGTGTCCTTCGCGGCGCGTGGGGCAAGTCTGGGCACCCGCTACCCGGCGCTGGAGCGTGCGGCGGCGTGA
- the arsC gene encoding arsenate reductase (glutaredoxin) (This arsenate reductase requires both glutathione and glutaredoxin to convert arsenate to arsenite, after which the efflux transporter formed by ArsA and ArsB can extrude the arsenite from the cell, providing resistance.), whose amino-acid sequence MDMNNTLTLWHTPRCSKSRAALALLEDAGRAPDVRLYLQTPPSEAELTALLGKLSLSPRDLIRRGEKLYRDLSLKDADDAALIVAMATHPILIERPILITESAAVIGRPTEAIAALL is encoded by the coding sequence ATGGACATGAACAACACCCTCACCCTCTGGCACACTCCGCGCTGCTCGAAATCACGCGCCGCGCTGGCCCTGCTGGAAGACGCAGGCCGCGCGCCCGACGTCCGCCTCTACCTGCAGACACCACCCTCCGAGGCCGAGCTCACGGCCCTGCTCGGCAAGCTCTCACTCTCTCCGCGCGACCTGATCCGCCGGGGCGAAAAGCTCTACAGGGACCTGAGCCTGAAGGACGCCGATGACGCCGCGCTGATCGTCGCCATGGCGACACATCCGATCCTGATCGAACGCCCGATCCTGATCACCGAGTCCGCGGCGGTCATCGGGCGCCCCACCGAAGCCATCGCCGCGTTGCTGTAA
- a CDS encoding quinone-dependent dihydroorotate dehydrogenase: MLEKLALPLLRRIDPERAHGLAIAALKAGFGPVEGPFTSARLPTRIAGLDMPNPIGLAAGFDKNATVAGPLQRAGFGFIELGAATPRPQPGNPRPRLFRLAEDRAAINRFGFNNDGAEAIAARLDGLPHEIPIGLNLGANKDSADRVADFAQVFHTCAPHIDFATINVSSPNTEKLRDLQGKAALRAIIEQVDAARAESTVALFLKIAPDLTEAELADIADVAIDSGRLQGIIATNTTLDRIGLQSRHAGEQGGLSGQPLFEKSTRTLARLYQLTEGKLPLIGVGGVASAEQAYTKIRAGASAVQLYTGLVYGGLGMVTKIAKGVDARLQRDGFANVAQATGTGVSEWT; the protein is encoded by the coding sequence ATGCTCGAAAAACTGGCCCTGCCGCTCCTGCGCCGGATCGATCCCGAGCGCGCCCATGGCCTCGCCATCGCGGCGCTGAAAGCCGGCTTCGGCCCGGTCGAAGGCCCCTTCACCTCGGCGCGCCTGCCCACACGCATCGCGGGCTTGGACATGCCCAACCCGATCGGCCTCGCCGCGGGATTTGACAAGAACGCCACCGTCGCGGGACCCCTGCAGCGCGCGGGCTTCGGCTTCATCGAACTGGGCGCCGCCACCCCGCGCCCACAGCCCGGCAACCCGCGCCCGCGTCTTTTCCGGCTCGCCGAGGACCGCGCTGCGATCAACCGTTTCGGCTTCAACAACGACGGCGCCGAGGCCATTGCAGCCCGGCTCGATGGCCTCCCCCACGAGATCCCCATCGGCCTCAACCTCGGCGCCAACAAGGACAGCGCCGACCGGGTCGCCGATTTCGCGCAGGTGTTCCACACTTGCGCGCCCCATATCGATTTCGCCACGATCAACGTCTCGTCCCCCAACACCGAGAAGCTGCGCGACCTGCAGGGCAAGGCCGCCCTGCGCGCGATCATCGAGCAGGTGGATGCCGCACGGGCCGAGAGCACTGTCGCGCTCTTCCTCAAGATCGCCCCGGACCTGACCGAAGCGGAACTGGCCGATATCGCCGATGTGGCGATCGACAGCGGCCGCCTGCAGGGGATCATCGCCACCAACACGACGCTGGACCGCATAGGCCTGCAGAGCCGTCACGCGGGCGAGCAAGGCGGCCTCTCCGGCCAGCCTCTGTTTGAAAAATCCACCCGCACCCTCGCACGCCTCTACCAGCTGACCGAGGGCAAGCTGCCCCTGATCGGCGTGGGCGGTGTCGCGTCGGCAGAACAGGCCTACACCAAGATCCGCGCCGGCGCTTCGGCCGTGCAGCTCTATACCGGCCTCGTCTACGGCGGCCTCGGCATGGTCACGAAGATCGCCAAGGGGGTCGACGCCCGCTTGCAGCGCGACGGCTTCGCCAACGTCGCCCAAGCCACCGGCACCGGAGTTTCGGAATGGACATGA